A window of Mucilaginibacter sp. PAMC 26640 contains these coding sequences:
- a CDS encoding transporter, translating into MSKNILILLLAFLPCRLAAQSTWSLKTCIDYGLKNNRSNAVYANEKKMADAKAKEALAAYLPSIGVSSTLDDNLKVQVSVIPAGIFGPNDLRVAFTKKFNTNHVARVDQTIYDQTLLTGLKANKYNVQQADLNQRQNDETIIYNISTAYSQIFAYREQLNLLKSNQETYKGQMEIISLKVKKGTALQKDADKVTVDYNNAQSQIQVAESNLTLAENQLKYEMGYPINDTMTIDSTTSVDVFMPVTPTFASNSSFTAANRTDYRISHVNAKLLEIDESRIKAGALPKLTAYAQYGFIGFGDRLGPAFSGMSPYSAIGLKLNIPLFDFFKRNAQYSQAKYKRLNAQENLKLDEDKYQLDYENARTKVLKEQSNVANNRRNIALAQSVLRTTDLQLQKGTTDLTDWLNAQNSLKEAQNNYLNSLYTFFQARMDLEKAGGTLKNFYSGLSSAHEN; encoded by the coding sequence ATGAGCAAAAATATCTTAATTCTATTACTCGCATTTCTACCTTGCCGGTTAGCCGCCCAGTCCACCTGGTCGCTTAAAACCTGCATTGACTATGGGTTAAAGAATAACCGGAGTAACGCCGTATACGCCAATGAAAAAAAAATGGCTGATGCCAAAGCCAAAGAGGCATTAGCCGCTTATTTGCCCAGCATCGGCGTTAGCAGTACGCTGGACGACAACTTAAAGGTTCAGGTATCGGTGATCCCTGCCGGGATCTTTGGTCCAAACGACCTGCGCGTTGCGTTCACTAAGAAATTTAATACCAATCATGTGGCACGCGTCGATCAAACCATTTATGATCAGACATTGCTTACCGGTTTAAAAGCGAATAAATACAATGTTCAGCAAGCAGATCTGAACCAACGCCAGAACGACGAAACCATCATTTATAATATCAGTACGGCATATTCGCAGATATTCGCTTACCGGGAGCAACTTAACCTGTTAAAATCCAATCAGGAAACCTACAAGGGGCAAATGGAAATTATCTCCCTTAAGGTAAAAAAGGGTACGGCCCTGCAAAAGGATGCGGATAAAGTGACCGTTGACTATAATAACGCCCAATCACAGATTCAGGTGGCCGAGAGCAACCTTACCCTTGCCGAAAATCAGCTCAAATATGAGATGGGTTACCCAATCAACGATACAATGACCATTGACAGTACAACTTCCGTCGATGTGTTTATGCCTGTCACCCCGACGTTTGCCAGTAACAGCTCATTTACGGCGGCTAACCGTACCGACTACCGCATTTCGCATGTAAATGCCAAACTCCTGGAGATCGACGAAAGCCGGATCAAGGCGGGTGCGCTACCAAAACTGACCGCTTATGCACAATATGGTTTCATCGGTTTCGGCGACCGGCTTGGGCCAGCCTTTTCCGGTATGTCACCCTATTCGGCGATAGGCCTTAAGCTGAACATCCCGCTATTTGATTTCTTTAAGCGTAATGCACAATATAGCCAGGCCAAATATAAGCGGCTGAACGCGCAGGAAAACCTGAAGCTGGACGAAGACAAATACCAGCTGGACTACGAAAACGCGCGAACCAAGGTGCTTAAAGAACAAAGCAATGTGGCAAATAACCGCCGCAATATTGCACTGGCACAATCTGTACTCCGGACAACCGACTTGCAGTTACAGAAGGGCACCACTGACCTTACCGACTGGTTAAATGCGCAAAACTCGTTAAAAGAAGCGCAAAATAAT
- a CDS encoding histidine kinase, which translates to MKEYAETSNNEQIIYILIDKRYRLVRHTVFIIGLLLFVLGSKRLNDYSGLARCGRMMSVYLGFLAMFYINMYVLIPKFFFKAKYVLYLLLLIVMVITGLCFISLVMNKFFDDPVVTAKNKDDMGFYAGTLVSAAIILVTTSMKLFVRWIKDHKRMTELKNLTLSMELNELKNQINPHFLFNMLNNVKALIRIDPEKATMVIMKLSEFLRYQLYENGDQKTSLKSELDFLSNLAELENIRRDKLTITMEVAIHPERLKTIFLPPNLFTTFLENAIKYSVDIAEMPEYIRLNISVSEESLNFRCVNSRAADIWTGDRKNSGLGLPNIKRRLELLYQENFMLNTFSTNKAYFVDLTIPL; encoded by the coding sequence ATGAAGGAATACGCTGAAACATCAAATAATGAGCAGATCATTTATATTCTGATCGATAAGCGCTATCGCCTTGTCAGGCATACCGTGTTTATAATCGGGCTTTTGCTTTTTGTATTGGGTTCAAAAAGATTGAATGATTATAGTGGACTGGCCAGGTGCGGCAGGATGATGTCTGTTTACCTGGGTTTTCTGGCCATGTTTTACATCAACATGTATGTGCTTATTCCCAAATTCTTTTTTAAGGCTAAGTATGTGCTGTATTTGTTATTACTGATTGTCATGGTTATTACCGGACTGTGCTTTATTTCCTTAGTGATGAATAAATTCTTTGATGATCCCGTAGTAACTGCAAAAAATAAAGATGATATGGGTTTTTATGCCGGTACACTTGTATCCGCGGCCATTATTTTGGTGACGACCAGTATGAAACTTTTTGTCAGATGGATTAAAGATCATAAGCGGATGACAGAGTTGAAGAACCTGACTTTGAGCATGGAGCTTAATGAATTGAAAAACCAGATCAATCCGCATTTCCTGTTTAACATGTTGAATAATGTAAAGGCCCTGATCCGTATTGATCCGGAAAAAGCCACCATGGTCATTATGAAACTATCCGAGTTCCTGCGATACCAGCTTTATGAAAACGGAGACCAAAAAACATCGCTGAAATCAGAACTTGACTTTCTTTCTAATCTGGCAGAATTGGAAAATATCCGACGGGATAAGTTGACTATCACCATGGAAGTTGCCATCCACCCGGAGCGCCTGAAAACAATTTTTCTGCCACCCAACCTTTTTACAACATTCCTGGAAAATGCCATCAAATACAGCGTGGATATAGCAGAAATGCCGGAATATATTCGTTTAAATATCTCGGTTAGCGAGGAAAGTCTTAACTTCAGGTGTGTCAATTCCAGGGCGGCGGATATTTGGACTGGTGATCGTAAAAATAGCGGGCTTGGCTTGCCTAACATTAAAAGACGGCTGGAGCTTTTATATCAGGAAAATTTTATGCTGAATACCTTTTCAACCAATAAAGCATATTTTGTAGATTTAACGATACCCTTATGA
- a CDS encoding DNA-binding response regulator, with amino-acid sequence MNCIIIDDEPLARNEMEVLIKEVSSVEVLKKFSNAFAAMEYMRANEVDLLFLDIEMPGLNGIDFAASLPGKSLTIFTTAFPQYALRSYELDAIDYLLKPIDKARLEKAIRKAELYCKMLADDTTKDVVEDNTNEYFFIKSERRTYKLNFTDILYIEGLKDYVVIFTHNQKLITAMNLKTIHQKIPQGLFFRVSKSFLVNMEQVSSFDNHAVYIGATEIPLGEIYRNDFAKKYIDGHSEKGY; translated from the coding sequence ATGAATTGTATCATTATAGATGACGAACCGTTAGCCAGAAACGAAATGGAAGTCCTGATCAAAGAGGTTTCATCAGTTGAGGTGTTAAAGAAATTTTCCAATGCATTTGCAGCGATGGAATACATGCGTGCAAACGAAGTCGACCTCCTTTTTCTGGATATTGAAATGCCGGGACTAAACGGTATTGATTTCGCAGCCAGCCTCCCCGGAAAATCCCTCACCATCTTTACAACGGCCTTTCCACAGTATGCGCTGAGAAGTTACGAACTTGACGCGATCGACTATTTATTGAAACCCATTGATAAGGCTCGCCTGGAGAAAGCGATCCGTAAAGCGGAGTTGTACTGCAAGATGTTAGCTGATGATACTACAAAAGATGTCGTAGAAGATAATACCAACGAATATTTCTTTATCAAATCGGAACGTAGGACCTATAAGCTTAACTTCACGGATATCCTTTACATTGAAGGGCTGAAAGATTATGTGGTCATCTTTACACATAATCAAAAGTTAATTACCGCAATGAATTTAAAAACAATTCATCAAAAAATTCCGCAGGGTTTATTTTTTAGAGTTAGCAAATCGTTTTTGGTAAATATGGAACAGGTTTCCTCGTTTGATAACCATGCTGTATATATAGGAGCAACGGAAATTCCACTTGGAGAAATTTATCGGAATGATTTTGCCAAAAAATATATTGACGGGCATTCTGAAAAGGGTTATTAA
- a CDS encoding multidrug ABC transporter ATP-binding protein — protein MENNIVRLTGLSHRYGASWAIRDISFEISEHGVLGLLGSNGAGKSTTMNIMCGVLNQVEGVVEVGGFNMQHHPIAAKKLIGFLPQNAPLYMELTVKEYLTQCAHLRLIDKKDVPYAVDKAMAKCGVTHFHNRLISNLSGGYKQRVGIAQAIIHEPKLVVLDEPTNGLDPNQITEVRKLIKTIGEEKSVIFSSHILSEIQATCSHVKMIENGKMVFADSMDAFNNYIEPDSLIMSLLNPPPVTLLEQLEEVKSVEVISDQKFRIHFSGGPEISERLIQRGIEQNWKMREITLEKSSLEQVFAQLSNKSPQN, from the coding sequence ATGGAAAACAATATTGTGCGTCTAACGGGGCTCTCGCACCGGTATGGGGCTTCATGGGCTATCAGGGACATTAGCTTCGAAATTAGTGAACATGGGGTGCTTGGACTATTGGGTTCCAATGGTGCCGGCAAGTCAACTACAATGAACATTATGTGCGGTGTGCTTAACCAAGTGGAAGGCGTAGTGGAGGTAGGCGGATTCAATATGCAGCATCACCCTATTGCTGCTAAAAAACTGATCGGTTTCCTGCCCCAAAACGCGCCGCTGTACATGGAACTTACGGTCAAGGAATATCTTACCCAGTGCGCTCACTTAAGACTGATCGATAAAAAAGATGTTCCTTATGCTGTGGATAAAGCTATGGCGAAATGCGGTGTTACCCATTTTCACAACCGGCTTATTTCCAATTTATCAGGCGGGTACAAACAGCGGGTGGGCATTGCGCAAGCTATTATTCACGAGCCCAAACTGGTTGTGCTTGACGAACCTACGAATGGGCTCGATCCCAACCAGATCACCGAGGTACGAAAACTGATCAAAACCATCGGTGAAGAGAAATCGGTTATTTTTTCATCCCATATTCTTTCAGAGATACAGGCTACCTGCAGCCATGTAAAAATGATTGAGAACGGTAAAATGGTTTTTGCAGACAGCATGGATGCGTTTAACAACTACATTGAGCCAGACAGTTTAATTATGTCGCTGTTAAACCCGCCGCCGGTTACATTACTGGAACAGCTGGAAGAAGTGAAAAGTGTAGAAGTAATCAGTGATCAGAAATTCCGCATCCACTTTTCGGGCGGGCCCGAAATAAGTGAACGCCTGATACAGCGTGGTATCGAACAAAATTGGAAGATGCGTGAAATCACCCTCGAAAAAAGTTCGCTTGAGCAAGTTTTTGCCCAATTATCAAACAAATCACCTCAAAACTAA
- a CDS encoding acriflavine resistance protein B: MLDAIIRFSIRNKLVIGFFTLALIAWGIWSTSQIPVDALPDITNNQVQVITKAPTLAAQEVEQFITYPVERSLSNLPDITEMRSMSRFGLSVITIVFKESVNVYFARQLIAEKLNEVQEQIPKGTGRPEMAPVTTGLGEIYQYILHPKKGSEHKYSAMDLRTMQDWIVTRQLYGITGVAEVTAFGGVAKQYEVALDPDKLKAMDVTIPEVFTALQKNNQNTGGAYIDKKPNAYFIRGVGLMSGIPDIENTIIKRQANGVPILIKNVAKIQLGSPPRYGAMTYNGEKEVVGGIVLMTKGANSAEVVGLVKERMKLVQKSLPGDVIIEPFLDRTNLINRAISTVERNLIEGALIVIFVLVLFLGNWRAGLIVASAIPLALLFALSLMNLFGVSANLMSLGAIDFGLIVDGAVIIVEATMHHLILKKNTGRFTQAEMDEEVFQSASRIRNSAAFGEIIILVVYIPILTLVGIEGKMFRPMAQTVGFAILGALLLSLTYIPMMSALFLSKDAIPKKTLSNRMIGFLQRKYEPVLKAAIRFKYLVVGIAIALLIISGIIFSKMGGEFIPQLEEGDYAIEFVLPQGTSVTQTVETIMQAERMLKKYPEVKMVVGKTGSADVATDPMPPEASDLMVILKDKSEWPSGKGFYELAEDMRTTLADLPGVIAETSQPIQMRFNELMTGVKQDVAVKIFGENLDTLNLLAAKVAQAIKPIEGVTAPQVERVSGLPQITVKYDRARMANYGLNIEDVNQVISTAFAGTSTGSIYENERRFDLVVRLDSAHRNAIENVSDLFIPTTDGNQIPLSQVATVAYETGPAQISRENARRRIVVSFNVSGRDVESVVKEVQAKLNIKVPLPTGYYYTYGGTFENLQQASARLMIAVPAALLLIFILLYFTFKSFKQATLIFTAIPMSAIGGVFALLLRGMPFSISAGVGFIALFGVAVLNGIVLIGTFNQLAKDGVDDVLQRIHQGTKDRLRPVLMTGAVASLGFLPMAVSSSAGAEVQKPLATVVIGGLLTATLLTLIVLPLLYLIFTKNTKPLSGKMKKALIILLVLGVSMPSFAQINPTNRITLNGAYEIALQNNLQLRSSGFKIDQRKELGKTAFTLPKTGVFVENEDINPDDQKGILKIGVSQSLDWPGLYKARKVLLDEQTRSAEFAKQSQIAEIKRDIAGTYYNLWYYQSKQRLWQRLDSIYSTLAKAAVLRVKTGENAGLDSIAAQAKAKETTVQLRLVQRDINNQQQALKRLLNTQLNFLPDSASLQKVQLEGAAPDTVAHPLLKLQQQQVNIAGAEAKVAGQGQMPSFEGRFFSQRLYGVNPPYSGFSVTVGIPLFGRSQYKHSVKAALLEKSYQQSVLTDQQLAFSTSYNQERETLQKNSDLLDYYTSTGLKQADAIIKAANLSYRSGEIGFAELSQFLTQAIDIQRNYLEVLNEFNQSAIQLNYYTNNSK; the protein is encoded by the coding sequence ATGTTAGATGCCATTATACGGTTCAGCATCCGTAATAAACTGGTGATCGGCTTTTTTACTCTTGCGCTTATTGCCTGGGGTATCTGGAGCACATCACAGATACCGGTAGATGCTTTACCCGATATTACCAATAACCAGGTGCAGGTCATTACCAAAGCACCCACTTTAGCAGCGCAGGAAGTTGAGCAATTCATTACCTACCCGGTGGAACGCTCCTTGTCCAACCTGCCGGATATTACCGAAATGCGCTCGATGTCCCGCTTTGGGCTAAGCGTGATCACTATCGTATTTAAAGAATCTGTCAACGTTTATTTCGCACGACAACTGATAGCCGAGAAACTGAACGAGGTACAGGAGCAAATACCCAAAGGAACCGGCAGGCCGGAAATGGCACCGGTAACAACTGGTTTGGGTGAGATCTACCAATATATCCTGCACCCCAAAAAGGGCAGCGAACACAAATATTCAGCGATGGATCTGCGCACGATGCAGGACTGGATCGTTACCCGCCAGTTATATGGCATTACCGGGGTAGCTGAAGTGACCGCTTTCGGAGGGGTAGCTAAACAATACGAGGTCGCGCTTGACCCGGACAAACTCAAAGCGATGGATGTTACCATTCCCGAGGTTTTTACGGCATTGCAAAAGAACAACCAAAACACCGGCGGCGCTTACATAGATAAAAAACCCAATGCCTATTTTATCCGTGGCGTAGGGCTTATGTCGGGCATCCCCGATATAGAAAATACGATCATAAAAAGGCAAGCCAATGGTGTACCCATTTTAATTAAAAACGTCGCCAAAATACAGTTAGGTTCTCCGCCACGCTACGGCGCAATGACTTACAATGGCGAAAAGGAGGTGGTGGGTGGTATTGTGCTGATGACCAAAGGTGCGAATAGCGCCGAGGTAGTAGGTTTGGTGAAAGAACGCATGAAACTGGTGCAAAAGTCTTTGCCCGGTGATGTGATCATTGAGCCATTCCTTGACCGCACCAACCTTATTAACCGGGCGATCAGTACGGTAGAACGCAACCTGATAGAAGGAGCCTTGATCGTCATCTTCGTGTTGGTGCTGTTCTTAGGCAATTGGCGTGCGGGCCTGATCGTGGCTTCGGCTATCCCTTTAGCCTTGTTATTCGCGCTTTCACTGATGAACCTGTTCGGGGTATCAGCTAACCTGATGTCATTGGGTGCAATAGATTTCGGATTGATCGTGGACGGCGCGGTAATTATCGTGGAAGCGACCATGCACCACCTGATACTCAAAAAAAATACTGGACGATTTACGCAAGCGGAAATGGACGAGGAGGTATTTCAATCTGCGTCACGTATCCGTAATAGCGCGGCCTTTGGTGAGATCATTATTTTGGTGGTATATATCCCGATCTTAACCTTGGTAGGGATTGAAGGTAAGATGTTCCGTCCAATGGCACAAACCGTAGGTTTCGCCATTTTAGGTGCGTTGCTGTTATCGCTCACCTACATCCCGATGATGTCCGCATTGTTCCTTTCCAAAGATGCCATACCAAAAAAGACATTATCTAACCGGATGATCGGATTTTTGCAACGCAAGTATGAACCGGTATTAAAAGCGGCTATCCGTTTTAAATACCTGGTTGTAGGGATTGCCATCGCCTTGCTGATCATCAGCGGTATTATCTTCTCTAAAATGGGTGGTGAATTTATCCCGCAATTGGAAGAAGGCGATTACGCCATCGAATTTGTATTGCCGCAAGGAACTTCAGTAACGCAAACAGTAGAAACCATTATGCAGGCTGAAAGGATGCTTAAAAAATACCCGGAAGTGAAAATGGTGGTAGGTAAAACTGGTAGCGCCGATGTGGCTACTGACCCTATGCCGCCTGAAGCATCCGACCTGATGGTGATCCTGAAAGATAAGTCGGAATGGCCGTCAGGCAAAGGCTTTTACGAACTGGCGGAAGATATGCGTACCACCTTGGCTGATTTGCCAGGTGTGATAGCAGAAACCAGCCAGCCGATCCAAATGCGCTTCAATGAATTGATGACCGGGGTGAAACAGGATGTTGCCGTAAAGATATTTGGGGAGAACCTGGATACGCTAAACCTGCTGGCAGCAAAAGTTGCCCAGGCCATCAAACCCATTGAAGGCGTTACCGCACCGCAGGTAGAAAGAGTTAGCGGTCTGCCACAGATCACAGTTAAATACGACCGTGCCCGGATGGCTAACTATGGTTTGAACATCGAAGACGTGAACCAAGTGATTAGCACGGCTTTTGCAGGAACCTCTACGGGTTCCATCTATGAAAATGAACGGCGGTTTGACCTCGTAGTGAGATTAGATTCGGCCCACCGTAACGCGATAGAAAATGTAAGCGACTTGTTCATCCCGACAACGGATGGTAACCAAATCCCTTTATCACAGGTAGCGACAGTGGCTTACGAAACCGGACCTGCGCAAATCAGCCGTGAGAATGCACGGCGGCGCATCGTGGTCAGCTTTAATGTGAGCGGACGGGATGTAGAAAGCGTGGTCAAAGAAGTGCAGGCTAAACTCAATATCAAAGTGCCCTTACCTACGGGCTATTATTATACCTATGGCGGGACATTCGAGAATTTGCAGCAGGCTTCGGCAAGGCTGATGATCGCCGTTCCGGCGGCATTACTGCTCATTTTTATCCTGCTTTACTTCACGTTCAAATCCTTTAAACAGGCTACACTTATCTTTACCGCTATACCCATGTCGGCGATCGGGGGTGTGTTCGCATTATTGTTAAGGGGGATGCCGTTTAGTATTTCGGCAGGTGTGGGCTTTATCGCCTTGTTTGGTGTGGCGGTGCTGAATGGTATCGTACTCATTGGCACATTCAACCAGTTAGCTAAAGATGGCGTGGATGATGTATTGCAGCGCATCCACCAGGGCACTAAAGACCGATTGCGGCCGGTGCTGATGACCGGCGCTGTAGCTTCGTTAGGTTTCCTGCCGATGGCGGTATCGTCCAGTGCGGGTGCCGAAGTGCAGAAGCCATTAGCTACGGTTGTGATTGGCGGGCTGTTGACAGCGACCCTGTTAACTTTGATCGTGCTGCCATTGCTTTATTTGATCTTTACTAAAAATACAAAACCTTTATCTGGTAAAATGAAAAAAGCTTTGATCATTCTATTGGTTTTGGGTGTTAGCATGCCATCTTTTGCGCAAATCAATCCAACCAATCGAATCACTTTAAATGGCGCTTATGAGATAGCCCTTCAAAATAACCTGCAACTGCGTTCATCGGGTTTCAAGATCGATCAGCGTAAAGAGTTGGGTAAAACAGCTTTTACCTTACCTAAAACCGGCGTTTTTGTAGAGAATGAGGATATCAACCCGGATGACCAAAAAGGGATCTTGAAGATCGGTGTGTCTCAAAGCCTGGACTGGCCGGGTTTATACAAAGCGCGGAAAGTTTTATTAGACGAACAAACCCGTTCGGCAGAATTTGCCAAACAATCACAAATTGCTGAGATCAAAAGAGATATTGCCGGAACGTACTATAACCTATGGTATTATCAGAGTAAACAGCGCCTTTGGCAGCGACTCGATAGTATATATTCTACACTGGCCAAAGCTGCCGTACTAAGGGTTAAGACAGGTGAGAATGCCGGGCTTGACAGTATCGCCGCACAGGCCAAAGCGAAAGAAACCACAGTGCAATTGCGTTTGGTCCAGCGGGATATCAATAACCAGCAGCAAGCGTTAAAACGCCTGTTAAATACGCAGTTGAACTTCTTGCCGGATAGTGCTTCTTTACAAAAAGTCCAATTGGAAGGTGCCGCGCCGGATACGGTTGCCCACCCCTTGTTGAAATTGCAGCAACAGCAGGTCAATATTGCCGGGGCAGAAGCCAAAGTAGCCGGGCAAGGCCAGATGCCGTCATTTGAAGGGCGGTTCTTTTCGCAGCGCTTGTATGGGGTGAACCCGCCGTATTCCGGCTTTTCGGTTACCGTAGGTATTCCCTTGTTTGGCCGAAGCCAATATAAGCACTCGGTCAAAGCGGCCTTACTGGAAAAAAGTTACCAGCAAAGCGTATTGACTGATCAGCAACTGGCTTTCAGTACCTCCTATAACCAGGAAAGGGAAACTTTGCAGAAGAACAGCGACCTGTTGGACTATTATACCTCCACCGGGCTGAAGCAAGCGGATGCGATCATTAAAGCGGCCAACCTCTCTTACCGTTCCGGCGAGATCGGTTTCGCCGAGTTATCGCAATTCCTGACCCAGGCCATTGACATCCAGCGTAATTACCTGGAGGTGCTGAACGAGTTTAACCAGTCGGCTATTCAATTGAACTATTACACAAATAACAGTAAATAA